The region ACAACAATCTTATTCACTTGCCGTATTTTCGGTCGTTGTGGTGAAGAAATAATTTAAGCGACTGACCGCTTTAAGTAGCTCAACATCTATGGTTAATGCCGTTACTTTGGCATTAAGCTCAGCAATGCGCGCTCTCACCACGTCGGTAAAGCTGCCGTTGGCATTGGTATAGGCTGTTAACGTTGCTTTTGATTGCTGCAGAGTTTGTTCAAGAATTTGCGATTGATATAGGGCTTGGCGTTTCTTTAAACCGGCAACATTTGCTAGCTCTTTTTCAGTTTCACCGAGCATTTTTTGTAGTAGCAAACGTTGCTCTGTTTTTATTGCTTCACTTTCTGCGGTTGCCGCTAACAGCCAGTTATCTTGGCGCTTTTCAGTAAACAGTGGCACTTCAACACTTACACCAACGGAGAAAAAGTCAGCGCGTTCGCCATCATTGCTTTCGTTGATAAAGCGGTTGTCAGCATCGTCACGATAACCATAGCTCGCATTGAGCTGCCATTTTGGCTGATACTGAGTTTTGGCGAGTTTAACGCCTTGCTGCGCAACTTTTTCGTCTATGCCTTGCACGCGAATTTTAGGGTGCGTTAGAAAACGCTGAATAAGACTTGCCTGAATATGGCTATTATTGCCAAGTACCTGTCCTGTCAGGCTTTGTTCAGTGAGCTTTTGTCTAGCTAGCTTAGCTATATTGCGACCGCTAAATTCAACCAAAGGTAGTTGGCTTGGCAACTGGATTGATAAATATTCTAACCCCACTACATCGCTTGGCAGGTACTCAAACAAGGCGCCTAGTGCCGCTAAATACTTTTGCTGCTCTGCTGCCAACTTATCATCCAGTTGCAATAATTCGAGCTGCGCCGCAATAATGTCTTGCTGCTTCACCTTACCGCTAACACTGCCATAACTAGCTTTTGAGCTATCCACTAATTTTTCAAATAAAGCGCGATCTGCTTCAATAAATTGAATCACCTGCTGCGCGCGAAATGCTTCTAACCATAACAAGGAAACTTGGCGTTTGAGCTGAGCGCTTCTGTCTAATCTCAACAGAGGTTGCTTGCCTGCGGTTAAATCAAACTGAGACTTTCTTATCGCTCGCTCACCTTTTCTTGGAAGTGGCTGACTGACACCTAACCTTAGCTGCGTCATATTTTCTTGGTTAAAATCCCATGAATCGGTAGGCAAGTTTTGCACCCCAAGCGAAATTACTGGGTCTGAAAAACTCATCGCGGCTTCGCCTTTGGCAAGGCTTGCCTGTTCTCGATACTGGCTTTGATTCAGCCAAGGATCTGCACTAACAGCAAGATAAATTGCCTTTTCCAAGGTTAAGGTAAAGGACACACGAGTAGCAGGTGAAACATTGCTAGCATTTGCTACAGGCAGATAAGCAATAGCATTGGCCAGCAGCATGGATAGTAACAAAGCGCTAAAACGCAGCTTACAGCCACGGCGAACTTGATGATAAAAATTAACGAAACTTATAGCGACACTCATAACGACACTCATAACGACACTCCCGTGTCTAGCTCTAGCATTCAAGAAAGCGCATTACAGGTAAAAACATCACGGTTAAAATGACGCAATGCGAACTTGCAGCTAAAAAGCTTTAACAACATGCACTAATCACTAGTTAAAAACCTAGTTAGAAGCACACAAACAACAATAAAAGGTGAATTTTGGGCCTATAAACCCTTATTTTGGGCATAAGAACCCTAGGAGAATTAGCTTTGTATAGGAGGTTTAAACAAGGAAGAGAATATGCCATGCAAGGCGACTTGTGTAAGACCAAACGCTTTATCTGAGTTTAACGCCAATGAAAATGACGGATAATCATTAAAAGCCGTGACACTTGAACAGCTCGCCGTTGGGCATGAGCAATCTGCCCCGCAGCAATCCATATCACTCATGCTGGCGTTATCACTTTCGCTAATAGTTTCGTTCATACTAGCCATATGCTTAGCATGCTCTGAACTCATGTTGCCCTCAGGTTTGGCTAGCGTTTGACTTTCTTGAGGGTAGTGAGCTTGATGGTGATGTGAATGATCAGCAAGGCTCGTTTTATTGTCCGTTTTTTGCATGTGTGAAGCGTGCTCTTCAGGGCTTGAAGCATGACTCGTATTACAGTTGTGCATAGCAAATGCTGATGTCTGTGCCGACAGCACCATCACCATTAACAACCATAAAGTAATTTTAGAGAGAAACGCTTGCATAACAAAAGAATAGATCACAATTGGCGCAAAGGATAACGCCAGCTTGGGCGAAAGTAAATGCGCACCAATAAATTCACCTTAACGACCTGACCTTAAATTCATAAGCTATACCGCTACAAGTTGCCTAATCTACTGCTATAAATTCGCTGTTGACCTGTCTATTACTTTATAGTTTACAGTAAGGATCTGAGACAGAAATAAGCGTCAATTGTGTATCGAATATCTGAACTAGCAAATCTAGTGGGGCTTTCAAGAACAGCGCTGCTTTATTATGAAAAACTTGGGCTTATTAAAGGCCAGCGACAAGCAAATGGCTATCGACTGTATTCAGCGTTAGACCTAGAGCAAGTGAAGTTTATTCAACGACTTCAACTTGGTGGCTTATCGTTAAAAGAATGTAAAGCCTGTTTAGCACATCAAATTGACAAAAAAATGCTTAAACAACGGCTCGCCAAATTAGACGAAGAGATATTGCAGAAACAACAAGCACGAGAAATGCTTGCAGCTATGGCTGGCTTAAACGCTGAGATCAAATCTAGTGATACTGATTCTAGTAACTGTAATGCTGAGTTTAACGAGCAAAGTTGGCATCAAAAGGCAATTCACGACACACCAGAAGCGCATTTTAATTGGCTTTTAACACAAGGCT is a window of Thalassotalea euphylliae DNA encoding:
- a CDS encoding TolC family protein, whose translation is MSVVMSVAISFVNFYHQVRRGCKLRFSALLLSMLLANAIAYLPVANASNVSPATRVSFTLTLEKAIYLAVSADPWLNQSQYREQASLAKGEAAMSFSDPVISLGVQNLPTDSWDFNQENMTQLRLGVSQPLPRKGERAIRKSQFDLTAGKQPLLRLDRSAQLKRQVSLLWLEAFRAQQVIQFIEADRALFEKLVDSSKASYGSVSGKVKQQDIIAAQLELLQLDDKLAAEQQKYLAALGALFEYLPSDVVGLEYLSIQLPSQLPLVEFSGRNIAKLARQKLTEQSLTGQVLGNNSHIQASLIQRFLTHPKIRVQGIDEKVAQQGVKLAKTQYQPKWQLNASYGYRDDADNRFINESNDGERADFFSVGVSVEVPLFTEKRQDNWLLAATAESEAIKTEQRLLLQKMLGETEKELANVAGLKKRQALYQSQILEQTLQQSKATLTAYTNANGSFTDVVRARIAELNAKVTALTIDVELLKAVSRLNYFFTTTTENTASE